CGAAGCGTCGCGATGGATTGAGGGATGAGAAGGTCCGTCAACCGCCGATTGGTTCGACTGTTTTTATCGGAGGGAAATCCATGACAAAGGATTACCGCTCGATGCGTGGAAGCAGCCGGTTGAGCGAAAATCCCTGTCGTCACAATGCCGGATGAACCGGTAAAGCTGACAGAAGCTTCAGTCCTCCCATCCCAGCTTTCTGTGGGCGATGCGGTCTCCACGAGTTGGCTATGCTTGCAGAAAGTAGAAGTGGTCGGTCGGGCCATTTCCCTGGCCAAGAGGAAGGCCGTGACGAATGGCCTCAGTCGTATAATGTTTTGCGGCCTCAATCGCGTCGGCGATGGGTTTTCCCTTGGCCAGGTTGGCGGCAATGGCAGAGGCCAGGGTACAGCCGGTTCCGTGAGTTGTATTCGTCTGAAAAAATTCCCCCTTAAACATGCGGAAAAACCTGCCGTCGTACAGTAAGTCCGTTCCCGGCTGTTCCAGCAGATGCCCGCCCTTGATCAGGACATGTTGGCAGCCGAATTGATGAATGACCTTCGCCGCCTCTCTGGCATGGGCCAGAGTCGTAATGGAGAGGCCGGATAACATTTCGGCTTCGGCAATATTTGGGGTCAGAAGGGAAGCCTGGGGGAGCAATTCAGTTTTCAGTGTGGCCATCGCTTCCTGTTCCAGAAGTGGATATCCTCCTTTGGCGACCATAACCGGATCAACAACCAGGTGCTCGAGGGGTTGTTTGGCCAGATGACGACTGACGGTTGTGATGATATCGGAGGTTGCCAGCATCCCGGTTTTAATCACGGTGACAGGAATATCGGAAAAGAGCGCCTCGAGTTGTGCGGTAATGATCGAGATAGGCAAATGAAAAACGGCAGAGACGCCGCGCGTATTTTGTGCGGTAATGGATGTTATCACCGACATCCCGAACACCCCGTTCGCGGACATGGCTTTTAGATCGGCTTGAATGCCGGCCCCTCCACTACAATCAGAGCCGGCGATGGTACAAACAGCTTTTTTCATGAGTGTCAGCGAATGAAGAGTTGTGGACGAACGGTGAGTCTAGCATGTCATATTCTGATGATCCAGGGATGCCGCATTCTAATAATCAGTACGCGTAGAAATCCTGCTGTTCCAGCTTACGTCTGAGGGCCAGGTGTTTTTGCGTATTTTTTCTTGACATTACAGGAAAAATATTTCATGGTGTTTGATTATAGAGTCACTCCTTGACGAGCCGGTCATTCCGGGCTTTTCAAGGATAGATGCTGTATGGAATCTCCCCATTCTTCAAAGTCTTCTCCTCCTTCCGATGAAGAAATTCATCGAAAGCGCCTGGGAGATCTGACGCTTTCCCTTGGGTCTTCCCAAGGGTCACCTGGACAATTATCTTCGAAATCTGAAGCTTCGAGCCATATTCCCCGATTGCCAGAGACTCGCCAATCCAAGATGTCCCCAGGTACTCCACAGCCAGATTTGCAAGAGGAGTTGCATGCTCTCCGACAGCAAGTTGAGCGGTTTATTCTGGCCTCTCAGGGGTCTCGTGAGGGGTTGTGGGTGGCTGAAATTCGTCCGGATATTCCCTGGTATTCTCCAGAGTGTCCGGTGTGGTACTCCCCTCAGTTTATCGCGATGTTGGGGTATGAGGAATCTGAGTTCCCGGGAGTCATGGGGAGTTGGGAGCAACGGTTACATCCTGACGATCGGGAGCGTGTGTTTGAGGCCTTAAGCAATCATATTGAAAAAAGGATTCCCTATCATGTGGAGTCCAGATTACGCACGAAATCAAATGGTTATCGTTGGTTTGAGGCCACAGGGGAGGGAACCTTTGATGCCAATGGCCGGTTACTTCGAGGAGGAGGAACCATACGCGATATCACGGAGCGCAAGTTGGCGGATGACCTATCAAGGCGGAACCACGCTCTGTTGGATGCTGTCCTCGCAGAAATGAGTGATGTGGTCTATGTTAAGGACCAGGATGGTCGTTACCTCCTGGTGAATCCTTCGGGCGCGGAGATTATGGGAAAGGCCATCCATGAGGTCGTCGGAAAAACCGATGAGGAAATATTCGGCACCCAGCCGCATGCGTTGTTTGTCGAGGGGGATGACCATGTGATGCAATCTGCGGGGACTCAGACCTTTGAGGTTGAGGTTCAGGAGCAGCATCCTGTTTCCCGAACGTTTTTAGTGACCAAAGACTCGTTTGGATCTTTACCGGATGGTCAGAACGGGGTCTTGGGTTTTGCTCGCGATATTACGTTCCGAAAAGCCGCTGAACTCATCATTCAGGAACGAGAAAAACGCTTCCGGGCCATTATGGAAAATGCCTATGATCTGATCACGGAAACCGATGCCGAAGGACGATTCCTCTATGTGAGTCCGAATTTCAAAGAATCTCTTGGGTACAGCTCCCAAGATCTGCTTGGCACGAGTGTCTTTGCCCCGGTGCATCCTGAAGATCGAGACAGAGTGGTGGAGGAGTTTTGTCAAGGCATGAAGACCCACGGTTCCGGCCGTTCGGTCTACCGCTATCGGCATCAGGATGGGGAGTACCACTGGTTTGAAAGCACCGGACGAGCCTTCCAAACGGCGCTTGGAGAACTGCGAGCTGTCGTGATCTCGCGAGATATCACACAGAGAAAACAATGGGAAGATGCGCTGGAGGCGATTGTTAAAGGCAATGTGATCCCCGGCTCTCCAAATTTCTTCGAAGTCCTTGTCGGTGAATTGGCGAAAGCGCTTCAGGTGCCCATGGTGTTTTTGTCGGAGCGGATTGAGCCAAATGCCAGCAAAGCCCGGACATTGGCTTTTTGGAACCACGACCAATTTGAGCCTTCAACGGTGTATGAATGTCTGGGGGGACCTTGCGAACTCGTACTTGGGGGTAACCCTGTGGACCAGCCTTCCGGTGTCCAACAACTCTTTCCTCGCAGTGAAGCGATTCAAGCGTTGAGAGTTGAGGCGTATTATGGAACGCCTCTTTTCAATTCCAAAAATGAGGTCGTGGGAAATCTCGCGCTTTTAGATACGAATCCGCATGTGCTTTCCTCTCAAGGGCATAATCTTTTGAAGATTTTTGCCTCACGGGCAGGAGCGGAACTTGAGCGCAAGCGGGCACAGGAAGAAGTTCAAAACAGCCAGGACAAGTATCGTGAGCTCTACGATCAGACTCCCTTAATTTATTTTACGGTGAATTGTCAGGGGATCATTCTCTCCGTGAATCAATATGGGGCTCAAGTGTTAGGGTATCGGGTTGAGGAATTACTGGGCACCTCTGCGTTTTCCGTGGTCTATGAGGAGGATCGTGGCCTGTTTCAATCAGGTCTGGAGAAGGGATTGCGTGAATCCACCAAAGGTATTCTTCCTGAATTCAGAAAAGTAAAAAAGGATGGAACCATCATTTGGGTGAAAGAGACGATTCAGGCCATTGAGAAACAGTCAGGGCCTCGGGTGTGGTTGCTGTCTTGTGAGGATATTACAGAGCGGAAACGGACTGAAGAGGCTTTATTATTGAGTGAGATGCAATTGCGGCATACCCAAAAAATGGAGGCAATTGGTACATTGGCCGGGGGCATCGCCCATGACTTTAATAATATTTTAGGTGCGATCCTGGGATATTCCGAATTGGCGATGGCCTACGCCACTCAGGATGAACGCTTAAAATCCTATCTAAACGAAGTGATCGCCGCCGGGAATCGGGCCCGTGATCTTGTGAAGCAAATTTTAGCCTTTAGCCGGCGCTCGGAAAAGGATAAAGAGGCCATTGATCTGCGATTGGTGATTGGGGATGTTCTGAAAATGGTTCGAGCCAGCTTTCCGTCCTCGATCGAAATTCGAACGTCCTTGGATCTTGAGTCCACGGTGATTTATGGTGACCGGACGCAAATGCAACAAGTGATTATGAATCTGTGTGCCAATGCGGAATATGCCATGCGGGAAGAGGGTGGTCTGTTGGAAATAGCCTTAGGCCATGAGTGTATTCCTGATGATGGAATGCCGGGCCTGGGCCTATGCAAAGCCGGTTCCTACCTTCAGGTGGTAATTCGTGACACAGGAAAGGGCATTCCTCTCGAAATGGTCGAGAGAATTTTTGAGCCATTTTTTACCACAAAACCTGCCGGGGAGGGCACGGGGCTCGGGCTGGCGGTTGTCCACGGGATTGTCCATAACCACGGGGGTGGGATTGCGGTGTCCAGTCGTCCGGGGGAGGGCACGACCTTCACGGTACTTCTGCCGCGCTTGGATGTGATTGCGCCGGACAAACCGGAGGAAGTCATTGCCTGGCCGACCGGATCCGGAAGGGTCTTATTTGTGGATGATGAAGAAATGCTGACGCGCTGGGGGACACAATTTCTCAGCCATTTAGGCTATGCCGTTGTAGCAAGCGTCAATCCATATGAAGCGTTAGATCTGTTTCGAGCACACCCCTCGGATTTTGATGTGGTCGTGACGGATCAAACCATGCCGACGATGAGCGGGGAGGCCTTATCTCGGGCGTTGTTAGGTATTCGAGCGGATATTCCCATTCTGTTGTGTACGGGGTTTAGCCACACCATGACTCAAGAAAAAGCCAAGCAACTCGGCATTCGGGCCTTTTTGATGAAGCCGGTCAACGGACTGTCTCTGGCTCTTGCGCTCCGGGACATCCTGGGTAAGGGGTCCACACCGGACTCAACTCAAACTGCCTAAGGAAATATCCCGTAATAATCCCCATCCATAGTTTCTGTTTTCAGCTCCTCAATCCTCCCTGAGAAATTGTCCGACCCGTTCGCCGCATGCCAACGACTCATCGGCGCCTTGGCCGGTTATTCTCCTCCTGTCGTTGGTTATTTCACCTCAATCTCGATTGCATCCGATGTGGCAAGAAGCGCATGGTCATGATCGGCCACTGTGACCATGATCTGATGCTTTCCCGTGTGCCTTTTGGTATGGGCCGTCGACAAAGCCTGCACGCGGTCGCCCTTCGTCCCTTTTTCCAAGGCATACGTCAGTTCAATCGTTGACCCCACGATGTCCCCATTGCACGGAGAGATAATCATCGGCTGAGATCCTTCATTTTCCGGCAGAGGCCGGCGCCCCTCCCATGGCCATCATGCTTCCCACCATTGCCAGTCGAACCCTCCGGAGATTGTGCCGAAAAAATTGGCACTAAAAACGATGACGCGCGAAATGCAATGTCACTGAGGATAGGCATCGCCAATGAACAATGAAACGAATCTGGTGGGAATCTGGAAGAGACAGGCTTTTTATAGAAACCGACGAAGGTGAGGGAGCCCACGCGAACGGATCGATTATTGCGCGATCTTAGTCTTGGGAAGTTTTTCGCCGATGTATAGGTACAAAAGTTTCAGAGATCCTATTAAGTCGGGGTTCGTCCCGGCAGCCGAGGTCCTTTTGTTTCGGCAGAAGGACCCAAAACCAGGGACGCCCCGTCCGGGCGCATCAGAGGGGACGGACGCGAACTACGGAAGAGCGGGCCAACTCGCATGGCTCAAACAAGGCCAGCAGGGAAATAAGAGCGTCCGTCCTGGGGCCGGGCGACAGGCGTCGAAAGGGGAAGGGGAGAGGGATAAGGCTTTGGAATATTCACCCCATGTCTAGTGTTTGCTGCACAAGTCGGCCTCGCCACAGGGCAGGATACCGTGGTCGTATCTGTCAGGCGTGGTCGAGATCGGCGTTGGAAGCGGCGCTTTTCCAGCCAACCAAAGAGAGTGCAGGAAGGCTCTGCTCCACGTGAGGAATAATTCATTAGGGGAAAGAAATGTTTGGGATAACCTGGAGGCAGGCAGAGCATCCAACACATAAGTGTCCAAGGATGGAGTAACGAGACATGAAAAAAATCCTGCTTATCGGTGTCTTGGTGTTAGTGGGGGTGTCGCTGGCCTATTGTCAGCATTTTTGGTTTCCCTACACGTGGCATCAAAAGATGACACTGGAAGTTGACGTCGATGGCCAGTTCTATACTGGCTCAAGTGTCGTGAAAGTGACCGTGAGGGACAGCGATCCGCTAACGAAGGGCCTGGGATTTTCATCCCAGTTTGGGGCGAGAGGGGAAGCGGCTTTTGTTGAACTCCCAGAAGGAAAAGTGTTGTTTGCTCTGCTCGATGGCGGTCCTCCGGATAGTGGTCCGCAGACCAATGCCATCAATATCTTTAAAGATCAATTGCCACGGCGTGGCGACGAACGGTTTGCGATCGTGGCGAAGTCGCGATTCAGGAAAGACATTCCGCGGTCTCACTACCCCCTGCTGGTGACCTTCACAGATATTAGCGATCCTACGACGGTAAAGGTCGTCGATCCGGACAATTTGGCGGAAACGTTTTGGCCAGGGGTCTCACTCAAACGCATCACCCTGGAAATTACCGACGAGCCGGTGACGGAGGGGAAGGTTGAACAATTTAGGTTTTTGAAGGTTCTAAAAAGACAAGGTACATTATCTGGTCTAGTGATAGCTGATAAGGACCATCCCGAACCCATAAATTATATAACCAGTAAAGCATTCAAAATTGGAGGAGAAAAATGAGTACGTCCTCGGAACTGATGTATGCGATTCTTGCCATGGATGCCTACAATCGAGGCTACGATCCTGGAATGGTTTTAACAGGTTCACAAATTGGTCGTGCCACTATTCCACCGATTCAACCGAGGAATT
Above is a window of Candidatus Nitrospira neomarina DNA encoding:
- the thiD gene encoding bifunctional hydroxymethylpyrimidine kinase/phosphomethylpyrimidine kinase, with protein sequence MKKAVCTIAGSDCSGGAGIQADLKAMSANGVFGMSVITSITAQNTRGVSAVFHLPISIITAQLEALFSDIPVTVIKTGMLATSDIITTVSRHLAKQPLEHLVVDPVMVAKGGYPLLEQEAMATLKTELLPQASLLTPNIAEAEMLSGLSITTLAHAREAAKVIHQFGCQHVLIKGGHLLEQPGTDLLYDGRFFRMFKGEFFQTNTTHGTGCTLASAIAANLAKGKPIADAIEAAKHYTTEAIRHGLPLGQGNGPTDHFYFLQA
- a CDS encoding PAS domain-containing hybrid sensor histidine kinase/response regulator, with protein sequence MESPHSSKSSPPSDEEIHRKRLGDLTLSLGSSQGSPGQLSSKSEASSHIPRLPETRQSKMSPGTPQPDLQEELHALRQQVERFILASQGSREGLWVAEIRPDIPWYSPECPVWYSPQFIAMLGYEESEFPGVMGSWEQRLHPDDRERVFEALSNHIEKRIPYHVESRLRTKSNGYRWFEATGEGTFDANGRLLRGGGTIRDITERKLADDLSRRNHALLDAVLAEMSDVVYVKDQDGRYLLVNPSGAEIMGKAIHEVVGKTDEEIFGTQPHALFVEGDDHVMQSAGTQTFEVEVQEQHPVSRTFLVTKDSFGSLPDGQNGVLGFARDITFRKAAELIIQEREKRFRAIMENAYDLITETDAEGRFLYVSPNFKESLGYSSQDLLGTSVFAPVHPEDRDRVVEEFCQGMKTHGSGRSVYRYRHQDGEYHWFESTGRAFQTALGELRAVVISRDITQRKQWEDALEAIVKGNVIPGSPNFFEVLVGELAKALQVPMVFLSERIEPNASKARTLAFWNHDQFEPSTVYECLGGPCELVLGGNPVDQPSGVQQLFPRSEAIQALRVEAYYGTPLFNSKNEVVGNLALLDTNPHVLSSQGHNLLKIFASRAGAELERKRAQEEVQNSQDKYRELYDQTPLIYFTVNCQGIILSVNQYGAQVLGYRVEELLGTSAFSVVYEEDRGLFQSGLEKGLRESTKGILPEFRKVKKDGTIIWVKETIQAIEKQSGPRVWLLSCEDITERKRTEEALLLSEMQLRHTQKMEAIGTLAGGIAHDFNNILGAILGYSELAMAYATQDERLKSYLNEVIAAGNRARDLVKQILAFSRRSEKDKEAIDLRLVIGDVLKMVRASFPSSIEIRTSLDLESTVIYGDRTQMQQVIMNLCANAEYAMREEGGLLEIALGHECIPDDGMPGLGLCKAGSYLQVVIRDTGKGIPLEMVERIFEPFFTTKPAGEGTGLGLAVVHGIVHNHGGGIAVSSRPGEGTTFTVLLPRLDVIAPDKPEEVIAWPTGSGRVLFVDDEEMLTRWGTQFLSHLGYAVVASVNPYEALDLFRAHPSDFDVVVTDQTMPTMSGEALSRALLGIRADIPILLCTGFSHTMTQEKAKQLGIRAFLMKPVNGLSLALALRDILGKGSTPDSTQTA